One stretch of Streptomyces sp. NBC_00443 DNA includes these proteins:
- a CDS encoding cell division protein SepF, translating into MAGAMRKMAVYLGLVEDDGYDGRGFDPDDDFEPELDPEPERDHRRHEPSHQSHSAHSSQRDEEVRIVQPPAPREPVARSTSLPAESGRPARIAPVASITQERASLEKNAPVIMPKVVSEREPYRITTLHPRTYNEARTIGEHFREGTPVIMNLTEMDDTDAKRLVDFAAGLVFGLHGSIERVTQKVFLLSPANVDVTAEDKARIAEGGFFNQS; encoded by the coding sequence ATGGCCGGCGCGATGCGCAAGATGGCGGTCTACCTCGGCCTCGTGGAGGACGATGGGTACGACGGCCGGGGGTTCGACCCCGACGACGACTTCGAGCCCGAACTGGACCCGGAGCCCGAGCGGGACCATCGACGGCATGAGCCGTCTCACCAGTCCCACAGTGCACACTCGTCCCAAAGGGACGAAGAGGTGCGAATCGTGCAGCCGCCCGCGCCGCGTGAACCCGTGGCCCGATCGACTTCGCTCCCCGCGGAATCCGGCCGCCCGGCGCGCATCGCGCCCGTGGCGTCTATCACACAAGAACGCGCAAGCCTGGAGAAGAACGCACCGGTGATCATGCCCAAGGTCGTGTCGGAACGAGAGCCGTACCGGATCACCACACTTCACCCGCGGACCTACAACGAGGCCCGTACCATCGGGGAACACTTCCGTGAAGGCACCCCGGTGATCATGAATCTGACTGAGATGGATGACACAGACGCGAAGCGACTTGTCGACTTTGCGGCGGGTTTGGTGTTTGGTCTTCACGGCAGCATCGAGCGGGTGACGCAGAAGGTGTTCCTGTTGTCGCCTGCTAACGTCGATGTCACGGCGGAGGACAAGGCCCGTATCGCAGAGGGCGGGTTCTTCAACCAGAGCTGA
- a CDS encoding YggS family pyridoxal phosphate-dependent enzyme translates to MTDRKGELAANLAKVEERIAAACAAAGRGREEVTLIVVTKTYPASDVRMLAELGVRHVAENRDQDAAPKAAACSDLPLAWHFVGQLQTNKVRSVVGYADLVQSVDRSKLVTALSKEAARQEREVGCLIQVALDAGESARGERGGVAPGGVAELADLVAKAPGLRLSGLMTVAPLSGEYEGRQQAAFERLMDLSTDLRRDHPTANMVSAGMSADLEDAVAAGATHVRVGTAVLGVRPRLG, encoded by the coding sequence ATGACGGACCGTAAGGGCGAACTGGCCGCGAACCTCGCAAAGGTGGAGGAGCGGATCGCCGCCGCCTGCGCGGCCGCCGGACGCGGGCGCGAGGAGGTGACCCTGATCGTGGTCACCAAGACTTACCCGGCGAGCGATGTGCGGATGCTGGCGGAGCTCGGTGTGCGCCATGTCGCCGAGAACCGTGATCAGGACGCGGCCCCGAAGGCCGCCGCCTGCTCGGACCTGCCCCTCGCTTGGCACTTTGTCGGTCAGTTGCAGACCAACAAGGTGCGATCCGTGGTGGGTTACGCGGATCTCGTGCAGTCCGTCGATCGTTCCAAGCTGGTGACGGCGCTCTCGAAGGAGGCCGCACGGCAGGAGCGGGAGGTGGGTTGCCTCATCCAGGTGGCGCTGGATGCGGGAGAGAGCGCGCGGGGTGAGAGGGGTGGTGTGGCGCCCGGTGGGGTCGCAGAGTTGGCGGACCTCGTCGCGAAGGCTCCGGGGCTGCGGCTGTCCGGGCTGATGACCGTCGCACCGCTCAGCGGGGAGTACGAGGGCCGCCAACAGGCGGCGTTCGAGCGCTTGATGGATTTGTCGACTGACCTGCGCCGTGACCATCCGACTGCGAACATGGTGTCGGCAGGGATGAGTGCGGATCTCGAGGACGCGGTGGCGGCCGGAGCGACACATGTGCGCGTCGGCACCGCGGTACTCGGAGTCCGCCCCAGGCTCGGGTAA
- a CDS encoding YggT family protein, with amino-acid sequence MSVVLQVLYIALMVLLIVLIFRLVMDYVFQFARSWQPGKAMVVVLEATYTVTDPPLKLLRRVIPPLRLGGVALDLSFFVLMIIVYILITLVRSAM; translated from the coding sequence ATGAGCGTGGTTCTGCAGGTTCTCTACATCGCGCTGATGGTTCTCCTCATCGTGCTTATCTTCCGGTTGGTCATGGACTACGTCTTCCAGTTCGCCCGCTCGTGGCAACCCGGCAAGGCGATGGTGGTCGTTCTGGAGGCCACCTACACTGTCACTGATCCACCGCTCAAGCTTCTGCGGCGGGTCATCCCGCCGCTGCGTCTCGGGGGCGTGGCGCTCGACCTGTCCTTCTTCGTATTGATGATCATCGTCTACATCCTGATCACGCTCGTGCGGAGCGCGATGTGA
- a CDS encoding DivIVA domain-containing protein translates to MPLTPEDVRNKQFTTVRLREGYDEDEVDAFLDEVEAELTRLLRENEDLRAKLAAATRAAAQNQQNMRKPPEGPGGPQDQQQGGMPQQGGMPQQGGMPQQGMRGPGAPVPAGISGPPQQQMGGPMGGPPQLPSGAPQLPAGPGGQGGPQGPGPMGQGPGPMGQPPMQQMGGPMGGPMGGPMGGPGQGGPGGDSAARVLSLAQQTADQAIAEARSEANKIVGEARSRAEGLERDARAKADALERDAQEKHRVAMGSLESARATLERKVEDLRGFEREYRTRLKSYLESQLRQLETQSDDSLAPPRTPATASLPPSPAPSMAPAGASAPSYGGNQTMGGAPSPAGPSYGGQQQMSPAMTQPMAPVRPQGPGPMGQAPSPMRGFLIDEDDN, encoded by the coding sequence ATGCCGTTGACCCCCGAGGACGTGCGGAACAAGCAGTTCACGACCGTCCGCCTCCGAGAAGGCTATGACGAGGACGAGGTCGATGCCTTCCTCGATGAGGTCGAAGCCGAACTGACCCGCCTGCTCCGCGAGAACGAGGACCTGCGCGCCAAGCTGGCCGCGGCCACGCGCGCTGCTGCCCAGAACCAGCAGAACATGCGCAAGCCCCCGGAGGGTCCCGGCGGCCCGCAGGACCAGCAGCAGGGCGGCATGCCCCAGCAGGGCGGAATGCCTCAGCAGGGCGGTATGCCTCAGCAGGGCATGCGCGGTCCCGGGGCTCCCGTCCCCGCTGGGATATCGGGCCCGCCGCAGCAGCAGATGGGTGGCCCCATGGGTGGCCCGCCCCAGCTGCCGAGCGGTGCCCCGCAGCTGCCCGCCGGTCCCGGCGGTCAGGGTGGCCCTCAGGGTCCCGGTCCGATGGGCCAGGGTCCGGGGCCGATGGGCCAGCCCCCCATGCAGCAGATGGGCGGCCCCATGGGCGGTCCTATGGGTGGCCCGATGGGCGGTCCCGGTCAGGGCGGCCCCGGCGGCGACAGCGCCGCGCGCGTTCTGTCGCTTGCCCAGCAGACCGCCGACCAGGCGATCGCCGAGGCCCGTTCCGAGGCCAACAAGATCGTCGGCGAGGCGCGTTCGCGTGCCGAGGGTCTCGAGCGTGACGCCCGTGCCAAGGCGGACGCCCTGGAGCGGGACGCGCAGGAGAAGCACCGTGTCGCGATGGGCTCCCTGGAGTCCGCCCGCGCCACGCTGGAGCGCAAGGTCGAGGACCTGCGTGGCTTCGAGCGCGAGTACCGCACGCGGCTGAAGTCCTACCTCGAGTCCCAGCTGCGCCAGCTGGAGACCCAGTCGGACGACTCGCTCGCCCCGCCGCGCACTCCGGCCACCGCGTCTCTCCCGCCGTCCCCGGCGCCCTCCATGGCACCGGCCGGCGCGAGTGCCCCGTCCTACGGCGGCAACCAGACGATGGGCGGCGCCCCGTCCCCGGCCGGCCCGTCCTACGGCGGTCAGCAGCAGATGTCCCCGGCGATGACCCAGCCGATGGCGCCGGTCCGGCCGCAGGGCCCGGGCCCCATGGGCCAGGCCCCGTCGCCGATGCGCGGGTTCCTGATCGACGAGGACGACAACTGA